TCGTGGCCGACGAGGCACGGCGGGAGCTGGCGGAACTCCTCGCGTCCGGCTGACGGCTGACGGCTGACGGTCTCGGGAGCGCGGGGCCGGGATCCGGGGTGCGCGCTCGGTGTCACCGTATGATCGGCGGCACCGAACCGACCGTCAGGACCTGGAGCCGACCAGTGAAGAAGCACCTCATCGACGCCTGGCGCACGCTCTTCCCGGCCCCGGGCGACCGGCACGGCCCGCTGCCCTCCGTGCTGATCTGGCTGACCGTGGTGTCCGGCCTCGTCGACGCGGTCAGCTACCTGCTGCTCGGCCACGTCTTCGTCGCCAATATGACCGGCAACGTGGTGTTCATGGCCTTCGCCCTGGTCGGGGTGGACGGCTTCTCGCTGTCCGGGACCTTCGCCGCCTCGGTGGTCGCGCTCGGCGCCTTCGGGGTCGGCGCCGTCTACGGCGGACGGATGGTCAACCGCCACAGCGATCACCGGGGTCGGCTGATGCTCTCGGTGACGGCCGCCGAGGCCGTGCTCTTCCTGGCCGCCTACCTCGTCTGGCTGCTTGCCGCCACCCCGGGCAGCGGCTGGTGCCGCTACCTGCTGATCGTGCTGCTCGGTCTGGGCATGGGGGCCCAGAACGCGGCGGTCCGCCGGCTCGGTGTCCCGGACCTGACCACCACGGTGCT
The Streptacidiphilus albus JL83 genome window above contains:
- a CDS encoding YoaK family protein; the protein is MKKHLIDAWRTLFPAPGDRHGPLPSVLIWLTVVSGLVDAVSYLLLGHVFVANMTGNVVFMAFALVGVDGFSLSGTFAASVVALGAFGVGAVYGGRMVNRHSDHRGRLMLSVTAAEAVLFLAAYLVWLLAATPGSGWCRYLLIVLLGLGMGAQNAAVRRLGVPDLTTTVLTMTIAGIAADGRLAGGADSKLGRRALSAAAIFVGALGGGLLAVHASKSLPMLVAALIAAAAAARLSGHARSTEPWTKLP